The sequence GCTACCAGGTCAAAGCTCTTGATAGCGATGTGCGCAAGGATCATGAGTGCGCTGAAGAACACCGGCCGAAGGCTCGGCAGCACAATGCGCAAATAGATGGCCGGCAGGCTTGCCCCGTCGATCTGCGCAGCCCGCACGATGGACTGATCGACGCTGCGCAGACCGGCGAGAAAGAGCGCCATGACGAAGCCGGAAGCCTGCCATACGGCCGCGATCACCAGGCAGTAGACGACACGGTCCGGGTCGACCAGCCAGTCGAAGCGAAAACCTTCCCAGCCCCAGTCACGCAGCATCTTGTCGATGCCAAGGCCCGGGTTGAGCAACCATTGCCAGGCCGTCCCGGTGACAATCATCGACAAGGCCATCGGATACAGGTAGATGGTTCGGATGAAGCCTTCCCGGCGGATGCGCTGGTCCAGCAGCACGGCAAGAAATACGCCGATCACCAGGCTGACGCCGATGAACAGCCCGCCGAACACCGCGAGGTTCTGGCTCGCGACCCACCAGCGGTCGTTCTCCATCAGGCGGACGTATTGCTGTAGACCCACCCATTTGTAGCTGGGCATGAAGCTGGAGTTGGTAAACGACAGCACCAACGTCCAGAGGATGTAACCGTAAAAGCCAACCAGGACCATCAGCATGGTCGGCGCCAGGACCAGCTTGGGTAGCCAGCGCTGCAGCGCGTCCAGGGGTGAGGCCATGGTCTTGGTGATTGCCATCGTGACACTCATTCGGGCGTTACCAGGTGAAGGTGAAATCCAGGCCGAACGCTCCCTCCGGCAGGACCGCAGCCCTGCCGAGAGGCGTTTTGACTATATGGAGCGGGCCGCGCGTCGGCCCGGGTCAGCCTACTGTGCGGACTTGATCGCCGCGTAGAGCTGCGCGCCGGCTTTGCTCGGGTCGGCGTTCTTTTCGCTCATGAAGTTGGACACCACATCGAAGATGGCGCCTTGCACCGCGAGGTTCGTGGCCATGCTGTGCGCCATGCTCGGCTCCAGGTTGCCGTTCTTGTCGGCTTCCTTGAAGTCATCCATGGAGGCCTGGGCGCAGCTGTCGAATTCGCTCATGTCCAGATCGGAACGTACCGGAATCGACCCCTTGTTCTTGTTGAATACGTACTGGAACTTGGGCTCCAGCGCGATCCTGGCCAAGGCGTGCTGCGCGGCGATGTCGCCTTCGTCCTTGAGCTTGAACATGGCGATGGAATCGATGTTGTAGGTGTAGCTGCCAGCGGTGCCGGGCATGGGGACGCACTGGTAGTCCTTGCCGGCCACCTTGTCGGAAGCCGTCCATTCGCTTTTCGCCCAGTCACCCATGATCTGCATCCCGGCCTTGCCGTCGATCACCATCGCAGTGGCGAGGTTCCAGTCGCGACCGGCACGGTTGTCGTCCATGTAGGTGGAGAGTTTTTTCAGGGCGGCGAATACTTCGGTCATTTGCGGGCTGGTCAGGGTCGCCTTGTCATGTTCGACGAACGCCTTGTGAAAGCCATCCGGCCCCATGATGCCCAGCACCAGGCCTTCGAAGACGGTGCTGTCCTGCCATGGCTGACCGCCATGCGCGATAGGAACGAAGCCGGCCGCTTTGAGCTTGTCGCCAGCGGCGTAGAGCTCTTCGAGCGTAGTGGGCGCCTTCTCGATACCGGCCTTCTCGAATACCTTCGGATTGATCCACAACCAGTTGACGCGATGGATATTCACCGGCACCGCCACGTAGTGGCCGTCGTACTTCATGGTGTCGGAGACGGTCTTCGACAGCAGCTGGTCCCAGTTATTGGCCTCGGCCACCTCGTCGAGCGGGCTCAGCAGGTCGAGAGCGCCCCACTCCTGCAGATCAGGCCCCTTGATCTGCGCGGCGCCCGGCGGGTTGCCCGATACAACGCGGGTCTTCAGTACGGTCATGGCCGCCGAACCTGCGCCGCCGGCGACGGCGCCATCCTTCCAGGTGTAGCCGGCCTCGTTGACCAGATCGCGCAAGACGTTTACCGCGGCGGCTTCTCCGCCGGAGGTCCACCAGTGGACAACTTCCACGGTGCCCTTCGAATCAGCGGCCATCGCGGAAACAGGAAGCAACGAAGCAAGAGAAATGACAGTGGCGAGGCGAGTAATCGCGTTCATTTAAATACCTTTTCTTGTTTTTATGCATGCAAGCCCAATGCTTGCGCTGCGTTGGATTCTAGGCCGGGCGAAAACCCCCGGAGGTAACGAAGGGATGCGTGTATGTCACAGCGCTGTTACACAGAAACCAGTGCGGTTGCCATACTCGGAGCCAGCGGCAGGCGCGGCAACAGCACGGCTTGGTAAGCGTGATAGAGATCCGCCTTGCCCGGCCAGATGCTGCCCGCCGGCTGGTTGTCACTATCGAGTTCGTGGTGCCAGCTACCATTTTGCAAATCGATGAAGTGGCTCGCGCAGAACTCCCAGAAGCAGCGATACCAGTCTTCGTAAACCTGCTCTCCGGTTCGCCAGAGCAGCGCTGCGGCTGCGGCGCTGGCTTCGGCGTGTACCCAGTGCAAGCGCGCAGGGACCACCGGTCGGCTCGCCCAGTCGAGGGTATAAACCAGCCCAGGCGTGCCGTCCACACACCAGGCATCACGACAGGCACGGGCGAAGAGTTCGCGGGCGTTGTCCAGTAGCCATCGCGGCGCATCGAGCCCGGCGCGCAGCAAGGCCGCTTCCAGGTGCAGGAGCAGCCGCGCCCACTCGAAACTGTGGCCCGGCGTGCTGCCATAGGGACGGAACGGGTCGGCGCGGTTGTCGTCGTTGTAATCCGGCAACGCTTGCCAGGAGCGATCGAAATGCTCGACCACCACATGCCCACGCGTCGCCGCATGACCTTGAATCACGCGTTCGGCGATGCGCAGGGCGCGTTGCAGCCATACCGTGGATCCGGTGGCATCGGCCAGGGCGAGAAACGCCTCGGTGGCGTGCATGTTGCTGTTGGCACCCCGGTACGCTTCCTCCTGCTGCCAGTCCCGGCTGAAACTTTCGCGCAAAGCGCCCTCTTCCTCGCTCCAGAAATACTTCTCGAGGATCGTTATCGCCTCTTCCAGCAAGGCCGAGGCTGCAGGCCGTCCGGCAACCTTTGCGGAGCTGCCTGCCAAGGCGACGAAGGCATGCAAGTAGGCGGATTTGTCGCCGGTGCGCGTGGCATCGGCGAACCAGCCGCCGAACTCGGCATCGCGCAAGGCGCCTTGCAGCGCCGCTACGCCGTGATCGACCAGCTCGGCGTAGCCGGGGATACCCTGGATGACCGCCAGGGCAAAGCAATGGGTCATACGTGTGGTATGGATCAGTTCGGCGCGC comes from Stutzerimonas stutzeri and encodes:
- a CDS encoding AGE family epimerase/isomerase, coding for MRSPELPLGSWLQKTTHLAWLVGEGMRLLPFARASRVDDGFAALDADGRLPHGARAELIHTTRMTHCFALAVIQGIPGYAELVDHGVAALQGALRDAEFGGWFADATRTGDKSAYLHAFVALAGSSAKVAGRPAASALLEEAITILEKYFWSEEEGALRESFSRDWQQEEAYRGANSNMHATEAFLALADATGSTVWLQRALRIAERVIQGHAATRGHVVVEHFDRSWQALPDYNDDNRADPFRPYGSTPGHSFEWARLLLHLEAALLRAGLDAPRWLLDNARELFARACRDAWCVDGTPGLVYTLDWASRPVVPARLHWVHAEASAAAAALLWRTGEQVYEDWYRCFWEFCASHFIDLQNGSWHHELDSDNQPAGSIWPGKADLYHAYQAVLLPRLPLAPSMATALVSV
- a CDS encoding ABC transporter substrate-binding protein, with the protein product MNAITRLATVISLASLLPVSAMAADSKGTVEVVHWWTSGGEAAAVNVLRDLVNEAGYTWKDGAVAGGAGSAAMTVLKTRVVSGNPPGAAQIKGPDLQEWGALDLLSPLDEVAEANNWDQLLSKTVSDTMKYDGHYVAVPVNIHRVNWLWINPKVFEKAGIEKAPTTLEELYAAGDKLKAAGFVPIAHGGQPWQDSTVFEGLVLGIMGPDGFHKAFVEHDKATLTSPQMTEVFAALKKLSTYMDDNRAGRDWNLATAMVIDGKAGMQIMGDWAKSEWTASDKVAGKDYQCVPMPGTAGSYTYNIDSIAMFKLKDEGDIAAQHALARIALEPKFQYVFNKNKGSIPVRSDLDMSEFDSCAQASMDDFKEADKNGNLEPSMAHSMATNLAVQGAIFDVVSNFMSEKNADPSKAGAQLYAAIKSAQ
- a CDS encoding carbohydrate ABC transporter permease gives rise to the protein MAITKTMASPLDALQRWLPKLVLAPTMLMVLVGFYGYILWTLVLSFTNSSFMPSYKWVGLQQYVRLMENDRWWVASQNLAVFGGLFIGVSLVIGVFLAVLLDQRIRREGFIRTIYLYPMALSMIVTGTAWQWLLNPGLGIDKMLRDWGWEGFRFDWLVDPDRVVYCLVIAAVWQASGFVMALFLAGLRSVDQSIVRAAQIDGASLPAIYLRIVLPSLRPVFFSALMILAHIAIKSFDLVAAMTAGGPGYASDLPAMFMYNFTFSRGQMGIGSASAMMMLAAILTILVPYLYSELRGKRYD